One window from the genome of Natrialba magadii ATCC 43099 encodes:
- a CDS encoding M48 family metallopeptidase, which translates to MPPTPNRQLQIRIAGALALVIAVNGVLLAALAWSAVAILGAGGWSVSFDGGLPVAVALVLVSAVALVAMQARYGTRTVVSGLDMTEIEGDGPRTVGGRVRRLAAQADVPLPSVAVADRDEPACLTVGTQRSPTIVVTTGLLDQLDDDELDAALAHEVAHIANRDLPVVTAVAAAVAIGDRLLERERKLRGVLEGVAMIALFSGIGAILFAVPILVLAVIFLLVSTVARVVLAMNSIALGLFSKTREYAADRGASQLTGDPAAVASALAVLDDECNIPTRDARLHASATLGIVPQPLPLERAADDDGDAGDDTEEEHWFDRWFVSQFQLETVDADDSDESESPGYIDRQVGRIKAWIRRTIVSPIRSGARRVLMWRPPTHPSTESRIERLQADDRRYRR; encoded by the coding sequence GTGCCGCCGACACCGAACCGACAACTGCAGATTCGAATCGCTGGTGCGCTCGCGCTGGTGATCGCTGTCAATGGCGTTCTCCTCGCGGCGCTGGCCTGGAGCGCCGTCGCCATCCTCGGGGCGGGTGGCTGGTCGGTGTCGTTCGATGGTGGACTGCCTGTGGCGGTCGCACTCGTCCTCGTGAGTGCCGTGGCTCTCGTCGCGATGCAGGCCCGCTACGGCACGCGAACCGTCGTCTCGGGGCTCGACATGACCGAAATAGAGGGCGATGGCCCCCGAACCGTCGGCGGACGCGTTCGACGACTGGCCGCACAGGCGGACGTCCCGCTCCCGTCGGTCGCTGTCGCCGACCGAGACGAACCCGCCTGTCTGACCGTCGGCACCCAGCGCTCGCCGACAATCGTGGTCACCACAGGGCTGCTCGACCAACTCGACGACGACGAACTCGACGCCGCGCTCGCACACGAAGTCGCCCACATTGCAAATCGTGACCTCCCGGTCGTCACGGCCGTCGCCGCAGCGGTCGCAATCGGCGACCGACTACTCGAACGTGAACGGAAACTCCGCGGTGTACTCGAGGGAGTGGCGATGATCGCTCTTTTCTCGGGCATTGGTGCCATCCTTTTCGCGGTTCCGATTCTCGTACTTGCGGTGATCTTCCTCCTCGTGAGTACCGTTGCACGTGTGGTGCTCGCGATGAACTCGATTGCGCTTGGGCTGTTTTCGAAGACGCGCGAGTACGCTGCCGACCGTGGTGCGAGTCAGCTCACCGGCGATCCGGCCGCGGTCGCGAGCGCGCTTGCGGTGCTCGACGACGAGTGCAACATTCCGACACGGGACGCGCGCCTCCACGCGAGTGCAACGCTTGGAATCGTTCCCCAGCCGCTGCCGCTTGAGCGGGCAGCCGACGATGACGGTGACGCTGGCGATGATACCGAGGAAGAACACTGGTTCGATCGCTGGTTCGTCAGCCAGTTCCAACTGGAGACAGTCGACGCAGACGACTCGGATGAGAGCGAATCACCGGGATACATCGACCGACAGGTGGGACGAATCAAGGCGTGGATTCGGCGAACGATCGTATCCCCGATTCGATCCGGCGCTCGGCGGGTACTCATGTGGCGACCGCCGACTCACCCGTCGACCGAGTCACGGATCGAGCGTTTGCAGGCGGACGACCGTCGGTATCGCCGATAA
- the hpt gene encoding hypoxanthine/guanine phosphoribosyltransferase produces the protein MDRLLASLDDAPIVDKDGYEYLVHPISNGVPMLDPALLREVVIEVMQTADLNVDKIVAPEAMGIHLATAVSLQTDIPLVVIRKREYGLEGEVSLHQETGYSESEMYINDVEPGDRVVIIDDMLSTGGTLASICTALDDIGADISDIVVVMRKVGPSALDDTEFDATSLIDITVEDGEVVVH, from the coding sequence ATGGATCGACTCCTCGCGTCGCTCGACGACGCACCAATCGTCGACAAGGACGGCTACGAGTACCTCGTCCACCCGATCAGCAACGGCGTCCCGATGCTCGACCCCGCACTGTTGCGCGAGGTCGTCATCGAAGTCATGCAAACCGCCGACCTGAACGTCGACAAAATCGTCGCCCCCGAAGCGATGGGCATCCACCTCGCAACCGCCGTCTCGCTCCAGACGGACATCCCACTCGTCGTCATCCGCAAGCGCGAATACGGCCTCGAGGGCGAGGTCTCGCTCCACCAGGAGACCGGCTACTCCGAATCGGAGATGTACATCAACGACGTCGAACCCGGCGACCGCGTCGTCATCATCGACGACATGCTCTCGACTGGCGGCACCCTTGCCTCAATCTGTACCGCCCTGGACGACATCGGCGCTGACATCTCCGATATCGTCGTCGTCATGCGAAAAGTCGGCCCCTCCGCCCTCGACGACACCGAGTTCGACGCGACGAGTCTCATCGACATCACGGTCGAGGACGGCGAGGTCGTCGTTCACTGA
- a CDS encoding uracil-xanthine permease family protein, whose amino-acid sequence MTNEPGDGIELEYGLDEKPPMAKSILLGLQHVAVMIVPATAVAYIVAGNVGLSSADTAYIVQMVLLFSGLATVIQAYTIGPVGAKLPIVMGSSFTFVGAATTIGIEFGMAAVFGAILVTGFVVEGVIGWQFKRIKPFFPPLVTGLVVVIIGLYLIPTGMDYAAGGSAAQEAGEFGAVHHIGLAALVLAIAVGLNMLTRGVTRLLSILAAIVVGYAAALALDFVYGFGLVDFSSVRGADPVAFPSPMHFGLEFEPIAILVFAFLFLVSAMETVGDMSGVTAAEGRNPDDREFRGALFNDGSLSSLGSIFGTFPVTSFSQNVGIISFTGVMSRHVVGISGVILAILGLSPVIGGFVTTIPSAVFGGAVLLMVGMVAASGFRLIVLHTELNRRNMVIVAVSLGLGLGIATTPEAISGLPNAAQTFFGEPVILTALSALILNTIVPGEQSPLFDAEDAAPVDDKPNPAPGPSDD is encoded by the coding sequence ATGACGAACGAACCAGGGGATGGCATCGAACTCGAGTACGGCCTCGACGAGAAGCCGCCGATGGCAAAGTCGATCCTGCTCGGGTTGCAACACGTGGCGGTGATGATCGTGCCGGCGACGGCGGTGGCGTACATCGTCGCCGGCAACGTCGGGCTCAGTTCGGCCGACACGGCCTACATCGTCCAGATGGTGTTGCTCTTTTCGGGGCTGGCGACTGTTATCCAGGCGTACACGATCGGTCCCGTCGGCGCGAAACTGCCGATCGTCATGGGCTCGAGTTTCACGTTCGTCGGCGCGGCGACGACGATCGGCATCGAGTTCGGTATGGCCGCCGTCTTCGGGGCGATTCTCGTCACCGGCTTTGTCGTCGAGGGCGTCATCGGCTGGCAGTTCAAGCGCATCAAACCGTTCTTTCCGCCGCTCGTGACCGGACTCGTCGTCGTGATTATTGGACTCTACCTGATCCCGACGGGGATGGACTACGCTGCCGGCGGCTCCGCAGCACAGGAGGCCGGCGAGTTCGGCGCTGTCCACCACATCGGCCTGGCGGCGCTCGTGCTGGCCATCGCAGTGGGTCTCAACATGCTCACGCGCGGGGTAACACGATTGCTTAGTATTCTCGCCGCGATCGTAGTCGGCTACGCCGCCGCACTCGCGCTGGATTTCGTTTACGGTTTCGGCCTCGTGGACTTCTCGTCGGTGCGGGGTGCCGACCCGGTCGCGTTCCCGTCACCGATGCACTTTGGTCTCGAGTTCGAACCGATCGCGATTCTCGTCTTCGCGTTCCTCTTCCTCGTCTCCGCGATGGAAACCGTCGGCGACATGTCTGGTGTCACCGCCGCGGAGGGGCGCAACCCTGACGACCGCGAGTTTCGCGGCGCGCTGTTCAACGACGGCTCACTGAGCTCGCTCGGCTCGATCTTCGGCACGTTCCCGGTGACCTCGTTCTCCCAGAACGTCGGTATTATCTCCTTCACGGGCGTGATGAGCCGCCACGTCGTCGGTATTAGCGGCGTGATTCTCGCGATACTCGGCCTCAGTCCGGTGATCGGCGGGTTTGTCACGACCATTCCGAGCGCCGTCTTCGGTGGCGCGGTCCTCCTGATGGTCGGTATGGTCGCCGCCAGCGGCTTCCGGCTGATCGTCCTGCACACTGAACTCAACCGGCGCAACATGGTCATCGTCGCCGTCTCGCTCGGCCTCGGACTCGGTATTGCGACCACTCCCGAAGCAATCAGCGGGCTGCCGAACGCGGCCCAGACGTTCTTCGGCGAACCGGTGATCCTGACCGCGCTTTCGGCGCTGATTCTCAACACGATCGTCCCCGGTGAGCAGAGCCCGCTGTTCGATGCTGAGGACGCCGCTCCCGTGGACGACAAACCAAATCCTGCTCCTGGTCCCAGCGACGACTAG
- a CDS encoding helix-turn-helix domain-containing protein, producing MREFVFALEYEPGTNPVADVLADHPDASVRSLSCHVSADSLWRVDLATGSETALAELEAAYETADYFADCLVKDDCGADCEVQVLDRSSDTLVVYTYWDRTDVCTSVPHVAREHLGDGMLFETYREGGRYRWRIVLASDAPIHAFFDALGEEVGECTGMEMLRLTELDPEHGGNGAAAGAETGGVANGALADSLPTEQREALQAAVDRGYYETPRRIDLSELAEELDVPRSTLSYRLRRAEATLATTFVSEADSIEQLAAGL from the coding sequence ATGAGAGAGTTCGTCTTCGCCCTGGAGTACGAACCGGGAACCAACCCGGTCGCCGACGTCCTCGCGGACCACCCTGACGCGTCGGTCCGCTCCCTGTCGTGTCACGTCAGCGCCGACAGCCTCTGGCGCGTCGACCTCGCGACTGGCTCCGAGACCGCCCTCGCTGAACTGGAGGCCGCCTACGAGACGGCGGACTACTTCGCCGACTGTCTCGTGAAGGACGACTGCGGTGCAGACTGTGAGGTCCAGGTTCTCGACCGCTCGAGTGATACGCTCGTCGTCTACACCTACTGGGACCGAACCGATGTCTGCACGTCGGTCCCCCACGTCGCCCGCGAGCACCTCGGCGACGGAATGCTGTTCGAGACCTACCGTGAAGGCGGACGCTACCGCTGGCGGATCGTCCTCGCGAGCGATGCACCGATCCACGCGTTCTTCGACGCACTCGGCGAGGAGGTCGGCGAGTGTACCGGCATGGAGATGCTCCGGCTGACGGAACTCGATCCGGAACACGGCGGGAACGGCGCGGCTGCCGGTGCCGAAACCGGCGGTGTCGCCAACGGCGCTCTCGCTGACTCCCTCCCGACGGAACAGCGCGAGGCCCTACAGGCGGCGGTCGACCGCGGCTACTACGAGACGCCTCGCCGGATCGACCTCTCGGAACTCGCCGAGGAACTCGACGTCCCGCGCTCGACGCTCTCCTATCGCCTCCGCCGAGCCGAGGCGACGCTTGCAACGACGTTCGTCAGCGAGGCAGACTCGATCGAGCAGTTAGCTGCTGGACTCTAG